The following proteins are encoded in a genomic region of Nitrospiraceae bacterium:
- a CDS encoding proton-conducting transporter membrane subunit: MSAVLLVPLLPLLTALIVVAGPDNTRYQRAKIAAWPIGAAFCGAIVTLYVVATQGPITIRFYDPSSLASIGFPIGFHIDRLSAVMMVLISAVGTIIYTYSVGYMYQDQHESRYLALIGFTTFVLLCMVSSSNLMMLFIFWQLLSYLLYVLAHNHAHAATLEGAFRTFTLLRVGDVAFLSGIVLAHSLYGTLEYQALFARAAGTSIVLSPLPGIEISGPTAVTLLLFIGGMSKSAQFPIHVWLPRSLYAPTPVHALLHAGIINAGGFLINRLAPLFGLSSTTLHVAFVVGTMTAILGASMMLAQNDIKKTLGFSTIGQMGYMIMECGLGAFSLAVFHLIAHGLFKATVFLNCGNVIHKARQEPHFPHVDHQEEEGSFSRLTWSTGFVTTLFIPLLILLVTHGVLHIPLLESQGTVIFLFFIWITSSQAILTLTRLRAVASWKVSAAMLLTLLFIVFVYLFAVESFTAFLYPDPQEVASYFKAAALANWLFDLIILLATVLTIASWSYLYMRAHGRTVWMPAWIEGLRIRLYVLFMNRLFADEIYQTLGRIVTRLLDRFDKSAQGWSR; the protein is encoded by the coding sequence ATGTCGGCTGTGCTGCTCGTCCCGTTGCTCCCGCTGTTAACCGCGCTCATCGTCGTGGCCGGTCCGGACAACACGCGATATCAGCGCGCCAAGATCGCGGCCTGGCCGATCGGCGCGGCCTTCTGTGGAGCCATCGTCACGCTCTATGTCGTCGCGACACAGGGACCGATCACCATTCGGTTTTACGACCCTTCGTCGTTGGCCTCCATCGGCTTTCCCATCGGCTTCCACATCGACCGGCTCAGTGCGGTCATGATGGTCCTGATCTCGGCGGTCGGCACCATCATCTATACCTATTCCGTCGGGTACATGTACCAGGACCAGCACGAATCCCGGTATCTGGCCCTCATCGGGTTCACAACCTTCGTGCTGCTTTGCATGGTCTCGAGCAGCAACCTCATGATGCTGTTCATCTTCTGGCAACTCCTGAGTTACCTGCTCTATGTGCTGGCCCACAATCATGCGCACGCGGCGACGTTGGAAGGCGCCTTTCGAACGTTTACCCTCCTGCGCGTCGGCGACGTGGCATTCCTCTCCGGCATTGTTCTGGCCCACTCGCTCTACGGCACGTTGGAATACCAGGCGCTGTTCGCCAGGGCAGCTGGCACGTCGATCGTCCTTTCCCCTTTGCCTGGAATCGAAATCAGCGGCCCGACCGCCGTTACCCTGCTGCTGTTCATCGGCGGAATGAGCAAGTCGGCGCAGTTTCCGATCCACGTCTGGCTGCCCCGTTCCCTCTATGCTCCGACACCGGTGCATGCGCTGCTGCATGCGGGCATCATCAACGCCGGCGGGTTTTTGATTAATCGACTGGCGCCGCTCTTCGGACTCAGCTCAACCACGTTGCATGTCGCCTTCGTCGTCGGAACCATGACGGCCATCCTCGGCGCCAGCATGATGTTGGCACAGAACGACATCAAAAAAACCCTCGGCTTCTCCACGATCGGCCAAATGGGCTACATGATCATGGAATGTGGCTTAGGCGCGTTCTCATTGGCCGTGTTCCATTTGATCGCCCACGGCCTCTTCAAGGCCACTGTCTTCCTGAACTGCGGCAATGTCATCCATAAGGCCAGGCAAGAACCCCACTTCCCGCACGTCGACCATCAGGAGGAGGAAGGGTCCTTCTCTCGCCTCACCTGGTCGACCGGGTTCGTGACGACTCTCTTCATTCCCCTGTTGATCCTGCTCGTCACGCACGGCGTGCTGCATATCCCGCTCCTCGAGTCGCAAGGCACCGTGATCTTTCTGTTCTTTATTTGGATCACCTCCTCGCAAGCCATCCTGACGCTCACGCGCTTGCGCGCCGTGGCTTCGTGGAAAGTATCGGCAGCGATGTTGCTGACATTGCTCTTCATCGTGTTTGTCTATCTGTTCGCGGTGGAATCTTTCACCGCGTTCTTGTACCCGGATCCGCAGGAAGTCGCGTCCTACTTCAAGGCCGCGGCTCTGGCGAATTGGCTGTTCGATCTCATCATCCTCCTGGCCACCGTCCTGACGATCGCGAGTTGGTCGTACCTCTACATGCGCGCCCATGGTCGGACCGTGTGGATGCCGGCCTGGATCGAAGGCCTGAGGATTCGGCTGTACGTCCTGTTTATGAATCGGCTCTTCGCGGACGAGATCTATCAGACCCTCGGAAGGATCGTAACGCGACTCCTCGACCGATTCGACAAGAGCGCACAAGGATGGTCGCGATGA
- a CDS encoding proton-conducting transporter membrane subunit, producing the protein MVAMMEGALVPLLLAGIPLLGAASSVLVWSRPEHLKNWSVIFSVASLAAAIGWSGYLATPPEGLLLVYLLPVAACASLLGQPVHQNHRPSWMLTLVFLGLGLGILTSQNLLGQIGQMLLLILTAVLLYRHHTPLWPISWLGIGAYGLAAMCVAVSIVAGPPLSSVMSLLACAILLPLVPFHEGYITALTRLPGSLPSFIVLLFPSIGLHGLASGMQTVPDSVAWTVTLLALAGTLYGAGKALAQSRARLLLSFGSLSLYSMLWWVAAMTHATPPRATIFVGAIGLITSGLLLAWQVIRTRYGDDVDPQSISGLAATMPRYAVLLSLLALAAMGLPPFGLFAGFMGLLLASAVPFSLSILIMVTAWLAASWYIMGMVQQWLFGAKRHDLRYTDLLHSELAALMILVAVLLALGMMPATFFGPDAMATATGAFTGLFAWNK; encoded by the coding sequence ATGGTCGCGATGATGGAAGGCGCGCTGGTTCCGTTGCTGCTGGCCGGCATTCCTCTTTTAGGCGCCGCATCGAGTGTACTGGTCTGGTCGCGACCGGAGCATCTCAAGAACTGGTCGGTCATCTTCTCCGTCGCGAGCCTAGCTGCTGCTATTGGATGGTCGGGGTATCTTGCAACCCCACCAGAAGGCTTGTTGCTGGTCTATCTTCTGCCGGTTGCTGCCTGCGCGTCCCTTCTGGGTCAGCCGGTTCATCAGAACCATCGACCTTCATGGATGCTGACCCTCGTGTTTCTTGGGTTGGGATTGGGCATCCTCACGAGTCAAAATCTCCTCGGCCAGATAGGTCAGATGCTCTTGTTGATCCTGACCGCTGTGCTGCTCTACCGCCACCATACTCCTTTGTGGCCAATCTCCTGGTTAGGCATCGGTGCGTATGGGCTCGCCGCCATGTGTGTCGCGGTCTCTATCGTGGCCGGTCCACCTCTGTCCTCGGTCATGTCCTTGCTGGCCTGCGCCATCTTGTTGCCGCTTGTCCCGTTTCATGAGGGATACATCACCGCGCTCACGCGACTCCCTGGCAGCCTCCCCTCGTTCATTGTGTTGCTCTTTCCCTCAATTGGACTGCATGGGTTGGCCTCCGGCATGCAGACGGTGCCGGACTCAGTGGCCTGGACGGTGACCCTGCTCGCGCTGGCGGGAACTTTGTACGGAGCCGGCAAGGCGTTGGCGCAATCGCGAGCTCGACTGTTGCTCTCGTTCGGGAGCTTGTCGTTGTACTCGATGCTGTGGTGGGTTGCGGCCATGACTCACGCCACGCCACCACGTGCAACGATCTTCGTCGGCGCTATCGGTCTCATCACCAGCGGGCTGTTGCTCGCCTGGCAGGTCATCCGTACACGCTACGGAGACGATGTGGACCCGCAATCCATCAGCGGGTTGGCCGCGACCATGCCGCGCTATGCGGTCCTTCTCTCGCTCCTCGCACTGGCAGCGATGGGTCTGCCGCCGTTCGGTCTGTTTGCCGGCTTCATGGGTTTGCTGTTGGCGTCTGCCGTGCCGTTCTCACTCTCAATCCTCATCATGGTGACGGCCTGGCTCGCCGCTTCTTGGTACATCATGGGGATGGTGCAGCAATGGCTCTTCGGAGCCAAGCGTCACGATCTACGCTACACCGATCTCCTCCATAGTGAGTTGGCCGCGCTGATGATTCTTGTTGCGGTGTTGCTCGCGTTGGGCATGATGCCAGCTACGTTTTTCGGGCCTGACGCGATGGCAACAGCAACCGGCGCGTTCACGGGATTGTTCGCATGGAACAAGTAG
- a CDS encoding DUF2309 domain-containing protein — protein sequence MEQVENRSDIETRRMELRGIVHLAGEVVAQYWPMRMFVHHNPLHSLEYLPFEETVRRGRQFMDGNGYLPSHQYRACLESGRIRTEHVDAALKPLVLDKHVTIGGRRVTHGEVLRACLTEGLCEPLVEPLETELPDPWQELIDKLAVKLTSILKVRDVRERIDKIVEGDQLALGRWLTLSHWCDDTFGTQVVRQINDQLIKWCEAFLDEDHAAWPMPEREKGLYGAWKMIASHEWSPCGIRDSGRKIVRLPEYPEDALLDSLDALGIPAELRQDYLALQLTALPGWAGFIKWRGEERNYPWQQAYPAGLVKFLAIRLWYARELVQKTCREELGIEGRYDAVTTYMRNYPEEYYLRRQRVAGRLPALYAEEVDRLRHQKRNGWRSVIERYRTEVVPRQQAAARRDMARRLLAFARSFDIDPVALVDSAHSDLKQLIKWMEAFPESDHGPLWLKAFEAGYHESLIIKLVRNAREGEAPPAKQEEGATRVPGIARPYSQSVYCIDVRSEPFRRHLESTGPNETYGFAGFFAAFIRYRAWGKEHDTEQFPAIMRAKNEVREIPRSYFDHKVSKHEARTRWVQAGHTLLHDLKENVVTPYVMVESLGWFYGFPIFGKTFLPALYRRWTSWLRNLFVPSIATTLTVDKLAPAETAEMLAAEQQALVRKALQERIGLRSSRMTPALVEGLRQRALSGSGDLDPSLAEVANQAGLSTDVVNGLVETLRRHYDLNARSASRQKERITRTGFTLEEQTLTVDTALRMMGLTKNFARLVLFCAHGSTSDNNPYESALDCGACGGNEGKPNARVLAMMANNQKVRERLIRTGIEIPSDTHFLAGQMDTTTDEVQVFDLEDVPPTHRADLARLQKDLKEASALTSQERCARFPDIQQALEGTNAETRVRRRSSDWSQVRPEWGLSGNTAFLIGRRALTKGLDLGGRVFLHSYDYREDPSNRLLEVLLTAPQVVAQWINMEHYFSAVDNDVYGSGSKVYHNVVGRLGIMSGPWSDLRLGLARQTVMNGDVPYHEPMRLLTIIEAPRERIEKLIARHEVLQHYYHNEWVHLVALDPEDQVWYRYRPTGEWSVLAS from the coding sequence ATGGAACAAGTAGAGAACCGGTCCGACATCGAAACAAGACGGATGGAGCTGCGAGGGATCGTCCACCTCGCGGGCGAAGTCGTCGCGCAGTATTGGCCGATGCGCATGTTCGTGCACCACAATCCGCTCCATAGCCTCGAGTACCTCCCGTTTGAAGAGACCGTCCGCCGCGGCAGGCAATTCATGGATGGTAACGGCTACCTCCCAAGCCATCAGTATCGCGCCTGCCTCGAGTCGGGCCGCATCAGAACCGAGCACGTCGACGCCGCGCTGAAACCACTGGTTCTCGACAAGCACGTGACCATCGGAGGTCGTAGGGTTACACACGGCGAGGTTCTACGGGCCTGCCTGACGGAAGGACTCTGCGAACCGCTCGTCGAGCCCTTGGAAACGGAACTTCCGGATCCTTGGCAGGAACTGATCGACAAGCTCGCGGTCAAGCTGACGTCCATCCTCAAGGTGCGGGACGTGCGCGAGCGGATCGACAAGATCGTTGAAGGGGATCAACTAGCTCTGGGACGCTGGCTTACGCTCTCGCACTGGTGCGATGACACATTCGGCACGCAGGTCGTCCGGCAGATCAACGATCAATTGATTAAATGGTGCGAAGCGTTCCTGGATGAAGACCATGCGGCCTGGCCCATGCCGGAGCGGGAGAAGGGACTTTACGGGGCCTGGAAAATGATCGCCTCCCACGAATGGTCGCCTTGCGGAATCAGGGACAGCGGCAGAAAAATCGTGCGGCTTCCGGAGTATCCCGAAGATGCTCTCCTCGACAGTCTGGATGCACTCGGCATTCCGGCTGAACTTCGACAGGATTATCTGGCTCTGCAACTGACCGCGCTGCCAGGCTGGGCCGGCTTCATCAAGTGGCGTGGAGAGGAACGGAATTATCCCTGGCAGCAAGCCTATCCGGCCGGCCTCGTGAAATTTCTGGCCATCCGTCTCTGGTACGCGCGCGAGTTGGTCCAAAAGACCTGCCGCGAAGAACTGGGCATTGAGGGTCGCTACGACGCCGTCACTACCTACATGCGGAACTATCCGGAAGAATATTATCTGAGACGACAGCGGGTCGCCGGCCGATTGCCGGCCCTCTACGCTGAGGAAGTTGACCGGCTGCGACATCAGAAACGAAACGGCTGGCGCAGCGTCATCGAGCGTTATAGAACGGAGGTTGTTCCACGCCAGCAAGCGGCGGCCAGGCGTGACATGGCGAGAAGGCTGCTGGCATTCGCTCGATCGTTCGACATCGATCCAGTCGCGCTCGTCGATAGTGCTCACAGTGATCTGAAACAACTCATCAAGTGGATGGAGGCCTTTCCTGAATCGGACCATGGACCGTTATGGCTCAAGGCATTTGAAGCCGGATACCACGAATCGCTGATAATCAAGCTTGTGCGCAACGCGCGTGAGGGTGAGGCGCCTCCGGCTAAGCAGGAGGAGGGAGCGACGCGAGTCCCTGGTATAGCCCGCCCCTATTCACAATCGGTCTACTGCATCGACGTGCGATCGGAGCCGTTCCGCCGGCATCTCGAATCCACAGGGCCCAACGAGACCTATGGCTTCGCCGGATTCTTTGCCGCGTTCATTCGCTATCGCGCGTGGGGAAAAGAACATGACACCGAACAGTTTCCGGCCATCATGCGCGCCAAGAACGAGGTGCGGGAAATCCCCCGGAGCTATTTCGATCACAAGGTGTCCAAGCACGAGGCTCGCACCAGATGGGTACAGGCGGGTCACACACTGTTACACGATCTCAAAGAAAACGTCGTGACGCCCTATGTCATGGTGGAATCGTTGGGTTGGTTCTACGGGTTCCCGATCTTCGGCAAAACATTCCTGCCAGCGCTTTATCGACGCTGGACCTCCTGGTTGCGGAACCTGTTCGTGCCGTCGATCGCCACGACACTCACCGTGGATAAGCTCGCGCCGGCCGAAACGGCGGAGATGCTGGCCGCCGAGCAACAGGCTCTCGTCAGGAAGGCGCTGCAGGAACGGATCGGGTTGCGCAGTTCCCGCATGACGCCTGCATTGGTCGAAGGGTTGCGGCAGCGCGCCTTGAGCGGATCTGGTGACCTGGACCCATCGTTGGCCGAAGTGGCCAACCAAGCAGGTCTCTCAACCGATGTGGTGAACGGCCTCGTCGAGACCTTGCGCCGCCACTACGACCTCAACGCGCGCTCGGCCTCCCGGCAGAAGGAGCGGATCACGCGCACTGGATTCACGCTTGAAGAACAGACGCTCACGGTCGATACCGCTCTACGCATGATGGGATTGACGAAGAATTTTGCACGCCTGGTCCTGTTCTGCGCCCATGGCAGCACGTCGGACAATAATCCCTACGAATCCGCGCTCGATTGCGGCGCCTGCGGCGGCAATGAGGGCAAGCCCAACGCCCGCGTCCTCGCGATGATGGCGAACAACCAGAAAGTGAGAGAACGCCTCATCAGGACCGGCATCGAGATTCCGTCCGATACCCACTTTCTCGCCGGCCAAATGGACACGACGACTGACGAGGTGCAAGTCTTCGACTTGGAGGACGTGCCGCCGACGCACCGTGCAGACCTGGCTCGTCTCCAGAAGGATCTCAAGGAGGCCTCCGCGCTCACTAGCCAGGAGCGCTGTGCGCGCTTTCCCGACATTCAGCAGGCGCTAGAGGGAACGAATGCCGAAACTCGTGTCCGTCGACGGAGTTCAGATTGGAGTCAGGTCCGACCGGAGTGGGGTCTCTCCGGCAATACGGCGTTCTTGATCGGTCGACGGGCACTCACAAAGGGGTTGGACCTTGGCGGACGTGTGTTCTTGCACTCCTACGACTATCGCGAAGACCCGAGCAATCGTCTGCTCGAAGTGCTGCTCACCGCGCCGCAGGTCGTGGCGCAGTGGATCAACATGGAACATTATTTCTCCGCGGTCGACAACGACGTATACGGGAGCGGGAGCAAGGTCTACCACAACGTCGTGGGGCGGCTCGGCATTATGTCGGGACCTTGGAGTGATCTTCGACTTGGATTGGCCAGGCAAACGGTGATGAACGGCGACGTGCCGTATCACGAACCGATGCGGCTGCTGACGATCATCGAGGCGCCGCGTGAACGGATCGAAAAGCTGATTGCGCGGCATGAAGTGCTGCAGCATTACTATCACAACGAGTGGGTGCACCTCGTCGCGCTCGACCCGGAAGACCAGGTATGGTATCGATACCGCCCGACCGGCGAGTGGAGCGTCTTAGCGAGTTAG
- a CDS encoding P-II family nitrogen regulator gives MGLTLHPMKEIRVIVAGEQRAFVTDLLDRVNATGYTIIGNVSGKGHHGVREAHFMFSEQESLEMIMTVVPEEKVEPILAGLRPLFERHSGVMFVADVAVSRQEYFGKKGKEA, from the coding sequence ATGGGTTTGACATTGCATCCGATGAAGGAAATCCGCGTGATCGTGGCAGGAGAACAGCGGGCGTTCGTGACCGACTTACTCGACCGGGTCAACGCCACCGGCTACACCATCATCGGGAACGTATCCGGCAAAGGTCACCACGGCGTGCGCGAAGCCCATTTCATGTTCAGTGAGCAGGAAAGCCTGGAGATGATCATGACGGTGGTCCCCGAGGAGAAAGTCGAGCCGATCTTGGCCGGGCTGCGGCCGCTGTTCGAGCGGCATTCCGGTGTCATGTTCGTCGCCGACGTGGCCGTGAGCAGGCAGGAATATTTCGGCAAGAAGGGCAAAGAGGCCTGA
- a CDS encoding tetratricopeptide repeat protein, whose product MPDYQTQCEATLLEGRWDAAEQEALAWARHPPPGTTRDPRPHFARNVVQLIRGQFGEAWQTHALCLQEADDIAQVKQWVNGFVVRQAGQANAHLVMGLFLSQSGESEQSIQSYKEAAKLAPLSAYPHYFLAQIHERADYLEMAIKEYREAVRLDPAYVPARTNLGVAYQEQGRLEMAIPQYREVIKLNPNDAVAHANLACALAEQGKTQAALLEYQEALRLNPNDGEVHFALGGLYETKNRSDLAMKEYQAAVEANPNIAPAHSAIGWMLFDRGQREEAMDSFNRALKADPEDARAYLGVAKVYASRGKVQLAIENYTKAIKYERDPQKKNDIMNKLYKEGGTWDT is encoded by the coding sequence ATGCCCGATTACCAAACACAATGTGAAGCGACCCTGCTCGAAGGGCGATGGGATGCTGCAGAGCAAGAGGCGCTCGCCTGGGCCCGGCATCCGCCTCCCGGAACGACCAGAGACCCGCGGCCGCATTTTGCGCGCAATGTCGTGCAGCTGATCCGAGGGCAATTTGGTGAGGCCTGGCAGACGCACGCCCTCTGTCTACAGGAGGCCGACGACATCGCTCAGGTCAAACAATGGGTCAACGGATTCGTGGTGCGACAGGCGGGGCAGGCCAATGCCCACCTCGTGATGGGTCTCTTTTTGTCTCAATCGGGAGAATCCGAACAGTCGATCCAATCGTACAAAGAAGCCGCCAAGCTCGCGCCCCTGTCCGCCTATCCCCACTACTTTCTCGCGCAAATCCACGAGCGGGCCGATTATCTCGAAATGGCGATCAAAGAATATCGCGAAGCTGTCCGACTCGATCCCGCCTACGTGCCGGCGCGCACCAACCTGGGCGTGGCCTATCAAGAGCAGGGGCGTTTGGAGATGGCAATCCCGCAGTACCGCGAAGTGATTAAACTCAACCCGAACGATGCCGTCGCCCATGCAAACTTGGCCTGCGCGCTGGCAGAGCAAGGGAAGACGCAGGCCGCGCTCTTGGAATACCAAGAAGCGCTGCGTCTGAATCCGAACGATGGTGAAGTGCACTTCGCCTTGGGCGGCTTGTACGAAACTAAGAACCGGTCTGATTTGGCGATGAAGGAGTATCAAGCGGCGGTCGAGGCCAATCCGAACATCGCACCGGCCCACTCAGCGATCGGCTGGATGCTCTTTGATAGGGGCCAGCGGGAAGAGGCGATGGACAGCTTCAATCGCGCCCTGAAAGCCGATCCCGAGGACGCAAGAGCGTATCTCGGCGTGGCCAAAGTCTATGCGAGCCGCGGCAAGGTGCAATTGGCGATTGAGAACTACACCAAGGCCATCAAGTACGAGCGGGACCCGCAGAAGAAGAACGACATCATGAACAAACTCTACAAAGAAGGCGGGACGTGGGATACGTAG
- a CDS encoding FAD-dependent thymidylate synthase, which produces MSQDQSNRRVIAVAPMPPEKSAYALARYSRSPDSIESSIRWVHGHSSEKFWDQFYFDYGHASIADLGHVIICFEDVSELAAIRLEDEPLWDGQAKSSRYQNFASGAWYIPDSLRGSETEGTYHGILRSLAEAYRLLHQPLTQFLSEREPRPETMKPGDYQRTIAARAFDVTRYLLPLAAKTNVGQVVSIRTLEKQITRLLSSQLPELRMIGDDLKDACQRPPVNLWGELNGQAAGMSEPLAPTLARHAKPNEYQSRVYQDLARYAKDVLKGTGLDQPATWGEPESVDLIEPHDPLDEVATTLLYRVSHAPYRNVLAVVRSWTEKQKQETIDVALSTRGPYDELIKEFRSGYAFTFDVLMDIGGWRDLHRHRRCQQVQQNFTTVHGFDVPPPLVQAGLDQEYRQAMDAVRVDIEQLRKSSAEGALYAIPFGFKVRCLFKMDYAEAEYIAKLRSGVKGHWSYRTVAWLMKQKLTARYPALGDRIQATSPDIEDTLTR; this is translated from the coding sequence ATGAGCCAGGATCAATCCAACCGACGCGTGATCGCAGTGGCTCCCATGCCGCCGGAGAAGTCGGCCTACGCCCTTGCCCGCTACAGCCGTTCGCCCGATTCCATCGAGAGCAGCATCCGCTGGGTGCACGGCCATTCCTCAGAGAAATTCTGGGATCAGTTCTACTTTGACTACGGGCACGCGTCGATCGCCGACCTCGGCCATGTCATCATTTGTTTCGAGGACGTTTCCGAACTTGCGGCGATCCGCCTCGAGGACGAACCGTTATGGGACGGGCAGGCAAAATCAAGCCGCTATCAGAACTTCGCCTCTGGCGCATGGTACATTCCGGACAGCCTGCGCGGGTCGGAAACGGAGGGAACGTACCATGGCATCCTCCGGAGCCTTGCCGAAGCCTATCGCCTCCTGCACCAACCATTGACTCAATTTCTGTCGGAGCGGGAACCTCGCCCGGAAACCATGAAACCCGGCGATTACCAACGGACCATCGCCGCACGCGCGTTCGACGTCACGCGATACCTGTTGCCGCTCGCGGCCAAGACAAATGTCGGACAGGTCGTGAGCATCCGAACGCTAGAAAAGCAGATCACGAGACTCCTCTCGTCGCAGTTACCCGAGCTCCGCATGATTGGAGACGACCTCAAGGATGCCTGCCAGCGCCCGCCCGTGAACCTGTGGGGGGAACTCAACGGCCAGGCAGCCGGCATGAGCGAACCGTTGGCGCCGACCCTCGCGCGCCATGCGAAGCCGAACGAATATCAATCCAGGGTCTACCAGGACCTCGCCAGATATGCGAAAGACGTACTGAAGGGAACGGGCTTGGATCAACCGGCGACGTGGGGTGAGCCGGAGTCGGTAGACCTGATCGAACCGCACGACCCGTTGGACGAGGTCGCGACGACGTTGCTCTATCGCGTGTCCCACGCCCCCTATCGCAACGTGCTCGCAGTCGTCCGCAGCTGGACGGAGAAGCAAAAGCAGGAAACGATCGACGTGGCGCTGAGCACCAGAGGGCCGTACGATGAACTCATCAAGGAATTTCGCAGCGGCTATGCCTTCACGTTCGATGTGTTGATGGACATCGGGGGCTGGCGCGACCTGCACCGGCACCGGCGCTGCCAGCAGGTGCAGCAGAACTTCACAACGGTCCACGGATTCGACGTGCCGCCGCCGCTCGTGCAAGCGGGACTGGATCAGGAGTATCGCCAAGCGATGGACGCCGTGCGGGTCGACATCGAGCAGCTTAGGAAATCCAGCGCGGAGGGCGCGCTGTACGCCATTCCCTTCGGATTCAAAGTTCGCTGCCTGTTTAAGATGGACTATGCCGAGGCCGAATATATCGCCAAACTCCGGTCTGGCGTGAAGGGCCACTGGTCGTACCGCACCGTTGCCTGGCTGATGAAGCAGAAACTCACCGCGCGCTATCCCGCCCTCGGCGATCGCATTCAAGCCACGTCGCCCGATATCGAGGACACGCTTACCAGGTAA
- the hisS gene encoding histidine--tRNA ligase — protein sequence MAKQDMIKGIKGVKDILPEETPRWRVIEEAARGAALRYGFQEIRIPIFEVTTLFARSIGATTDIVEKEMYTFADRDGTSLTLRPEGTAGTVRAFIEHNLAADPLPQKYFYLGPMFRHERPQAGRLRQFHQFGVESFGTSDPRADVEVIALLWRFLSDLSLPDLTLEMNSLGTSADRAAYLPALVSFLKQHESRLCANCRRRIETNPLRILDCKVPECRTVTDKAPRLTDHLSAEAQVHFDEVLAGLAVIGIPYQLNHRLVRGLDYYCLTAFEITSTHLGAQNAVGAGGRYDGLVESLGGPSVPAVGFAVGLERVTLMLPEGTASSIGPSIYVAAFGAEGNRAGVLLLEALRRAGFSAQTDYRSTSLKAHLRQADRAACSFAILLGDDEVKRGSGILRNMHSKAQEELSLGDFPTLLKSRVLG from the coding sequence ATGGCCAAGCAAGATATGATCAAAGGCATTAAGGGCGTCAAAGATATTCTCCCGGAAGAGACCCCTCGATGGCGTGTGATTGAAGAGGCAGCGAGAGGAGCTGCGCTGCGCTATGGGTTTCAGGAGATCCGTATCCCGATCTTTGAGGTGACGACGCTGTTCGCTCGGAGTATCGGCGCCACAACCGACATTGTCGAGAAGGAAATGTATACGTTCGCCGACCGGGATGGCACGTCGCTGACACTTCGCCCGGAGGGCACAGCCGGGACGGTCCGTGCCTTTATCGAACATAATCTCGCGGCCGACCCGCTCCCCCAGAAATATTTCTACCTGGGGCCCATGTTCCGACATGAGCGTCCTCAGGCGGGCCGCCTCCGGCAATTTCATCAATTCGGCGTCGAAAGTTTCGGCACTTCGGACCCTCGGGCTGATGTGGAGGTGATCGCGCTGCTCTGGCGTTTTTTGTCTGATCTGTCGTTGCCGGATTTGACGCTGGAGATGAACAGTCTGGGGACCAGCGCGGACCGAGCGGCCTATCTGCCGGCTCTGGTCTCATTTCTCAAGCAGCACGAATCTCGGCTCTGTGCAAACTGCCGACGTCGTATCGAGACGAATCCCTTGCGGATTCTGGATTGCAAGGTTCCTGAGTGCCGGACGGTTACCGACAAGGCTCCTCGCCTGACTGATCATCTCTCGGCAGAGGCTCAGGTACATTTCGACGAGGTTCTCGCGGGATTGGCCGTGATCGGAATCCCCTACCAGTTGAATCACCGCTTGGTGCGCGGGCTCGACTACTACTGCCTGACGGCGTTCGAGATTACCTCGACACACCTGGGGGCACAGAATGCCGTCGGCGCCGGGGGGCGCTACGACGGTCTCGTCGAGTCGTTGGGAGGCCCCAGCGTTCCGGCAGTGGGTTTTGCTGTTGGCCTCGAGCGTGTGACGCTGATGCTCCCTGAGGGAACGGCTTCATCGATCGGGCCATCGATTTACGTAGCAGCGTTTGGAGCGGAAGGAAATCGCGCTGGCGTGCTTCTCCTTGAAGCGCTGCGGCGAGCTGGATTCAGTGCGCAAACTGACTATCGTTCAACATCCCTCAAGGCCCATCTGCGTCAGGCTGACCGAGCCGCGTGTTCCTTCGCAATTCTCCTCGGGGATGACGAGGTAAAACGTGGTTCTGGAATTCTCCGTAACATGCACTCGAAAGCTCAAGAGGAACTGTCCTTGGGGGACTTTCCTACCCTCCTTAAATCGCGCGTTTTAGGCTGA
- a CDS encoding DsrE family protein — protein MAPRKLGLLLSTPPSHPSVNTVLRLTDAALRQGIDVYLYLIDEGVKSLMDTRYGDLIQAGAKMSVCAYGCQQHGVSTKDINPKISLSGLVVLSGIIDGCDRFLAFT, from the coding sequence ATGGCACCCCGTAAACTCGGCCTCCTTTTATCCACACCCCCGTCTCATCCGAGTGTCAACACGGTCTTGCGCCTCACTGACGCGGCTCTCCGTCAGGGGATTGACGTTTATCTCTATCTCATCGATGAGGGTGTAAAGAGCCTAATGGACACACGTTATGGAGACTTGATTCAGGCTGGAGCGAAGATGTCTGTCTGTGCCTATGGCTGCCAGCAACATGGGGTTTCGACCAAAGATATCAATCCGAAGATCTCTCTTTCTGGGTTGGTCGTGCTCTCCGGGATTATCGATGGGTGTGATCGTTTCTTGGCATTCACGTAA